One genomic segment of Arthrobacter sp. zg-Y1110 includes these proteins:
- a CDS encoding FAD-binding monooxygenase: MQFHHHGYVSGDPRIQPAAGTGVDRPADLPDKVDVLIVGSGPAGMLTAAQLSQFPSVTTRIVERRDSRLAIGQADGIQARSVETFQAFGFAEEITAEAYRITEMCFWRPDPENPENIVRSGRALDDPAGISEFPHLIVNQARVLDYFARFMANSPTRMQPDYGFEFRGLEVDDDAEYPVTVTLLSTAGTDEGTERTVKAKYVVGSDGARSKVRDSIGCTLAGDKANHAWGVMDVLANTDFPDIRTKCAIQSSNGGSILLIPREGGHLFRMYVDLGVVPEGDNGAVRKTSIDQIIAKANGIMAPYTLDVRNVAWHSVYEVGHRLTDRFDDVVPEDLGTRTPRVFITGDACHTHSAKAGQGMNVSMQDGFNLGWKLGHVLDGRSPETLLSTYSAERQVVAKNLIDFDKEWSTLMAKKPEEFENPSDLEDFYVRTAEFPAGFMTEYTPSMLIAEPKHQDLAAGFPIGKRFKSAPVLRVCDTNPVQLGHQARADGKWRIYVFADAAAAGTPSPVAELADWLDTAPDSPLAATPEGADRDAWFDVKVIYQQDHTGIDLGAVPAVFKPQVGPFQLDDLAKVYGADPTADIFEQRGISRNGAVVVVRPDQYVANVLPLTATAELAGFFAPLLPARQQA; the protein is encoded by the coding sequence GTGCAGTTCCACCACCACGGCTACGTATCCGGTGACCCCCGCATCCAGCCCGCCGCCGGCACCGGCGTCGACCGCCCCGCCGACCTGCCCGACAAAGTGGACGTGCTGATCGTCGGCTCCGGTCCCGCCGGGATGCTCACCGCCGCGCAGCTGTCGCAGTTCCCCAGTGTCACCACCCGGATCGTGGAGCGGCGGGACAGCCGCCTCGCCATCGGCCAGGCGGACGGCATCCAGGCCCGCAGCGTGGAAACCTTCCAGGCATTCGGCTTCGCCGAGGAAATCACCGCCGAGGCCTACCGCATTACCGAGATGTGCTTCTGGCGCCCGGACCCCGAAAATCCGGAGAATATCGTCCGTTCCGGCCGCGCCCTGGATGACCCCGCCGGAATCAGCGAATTCCCGCACCTGATCGTCAACCAGGCCCGCGTGCTGGACTACTTCGCCCGGTTCATGGCCAACTCGCCCACCCGTATGCAGCCCGACTACGGGTTCGAATTCCGCGGTCTGGAGGTCGACGACGACGCCGAGTACCCGGTCACCGTCACCCTCCTGTCCACGGCCGGCACGGATGAAGGCACGGAGCGCACGGTTAAAGCCAAGTACGTGGTCGGCTCCGACGGCGCCCGCAGCAAGGTCCGCGACTCCATCGGCTGCACCCTGGCCGGAGACAAGGCCAACCACGCCTGGGGCGTGATGGATGTGCTGGCCAACACCGACTTCCCCGACATCCGCACCAAGTGCGCCATCCAGTCCTCCAACGGCGGCAGCATCCTGCTCATCCCGCGCGAGGGCGGCCACCTGTTCCGCATGTACGTTGACCTCGGTGTTGTGCCCGAAGGCGACAATGGTGCCGTCCGCAAGACCTCCATTGACCAGATCATCGCCAAGGCCAACGGCATCATGGCCCCCTACACGCTCGACGTCCGCAACGTCGCCTGGCACAGCGTGTACGAGGTGGGCCACCGGCTCACCGATCGGTTCGACGACGTTGTGCCCGAGGACCTCGGCACCCGCACCCCGCGCGTCTTCATTACCGGCGACGCCTGCCATACGCACAGCGCCAAGGCCGGCCAGGGCATGAACGTCTCCATGCAGGACGGCTTCAACCTGGGCTGGAAGCTCGGCCACGTGCTGGACGGCCGCAGCCCGGAAACCCTGCTCTCCACCTACTCTGCGGAACGCCAGGTGGTGGCAAAGAACCTCATCGACTTCGACAAAGAGTGGTCCACGCTCATGGCGAAGAAGCCCGAAGAGTTCGAGAACCCCTCGGACCTGGAGGACTTCTACGTCCGCACCGCCGAGTTCCCGGCCGGGTTCATGACCGAGTACACCCCCTCCATGCTCATTGCCGAGCCGAAGCACCAGGACCTGGCCGCCGGCTTCCCCATCGGCAAGCGCTTCAAGTCCGCGCCTGTGCTCCGCGTGTGCGACACCAACCCGGTGCAGCTGGGCCACCAGGCGCGGGCGGACGGCAAGTGGCGGATCTACGTCTTCGCCGACGCCGCGGCTGCAGGCACGCCCTCGCCGGTGGCCGAGCTGGCGGACTGGCTGGACACCGCGCCGGACTCCCCGCTCGCGGCCACGCCGGAAGGAGCGGACCGGGATGCCTGGTTCGACGTCAAGGTGATCTACCAGCAGGACCACACGGGCATTGATCTGGGTGCCGTGCCGGCGGTGTTCAAGCCGCAGGTCGGACCGTTCCAGCTCGACGACCTGGCGAAGGTCTACGGCGCCGACCCGACCGCCGACATCTTCGAGCAGCGCGGAATTTCCCGGAACGGCGCGGTGGTGGTGGTCCGCCCGGACCAGTACGTCGCCAACGTGCTGCCGCTGACGGCCACCGCGGAGCTCGCGGGGTTCTTCGCACCCCTGCTGCCGGCCCGCCAGCAGGCGTAA
- a CDS encoding low temperature requirement protein A, whose amino-acid sequence MPHLPRPPLPAARISDETHRVTTFELFFDLVFVFAFTQVTGFMVHEHSFLGVLQGMVILVLLWWSWAPFSWLANQAHVDEGLMRFGLSAVMVAAFIAALAIPEAFEDLDGGLHGPMVLALAYSAVRILHLVLYVYASGNDRPLRRQIAKLTFTAVLGAALVVTGALLGGTAQTWFWLAGMVLDTGLTFLISWHGNWRIHSAAHWTERYALVVILALGESIVSIGVGASELPVSVPVLTGAAAGICLSIGLWWLYFDVTAVAAEHRFAALRGSARSSAAVVAYTYLHLPLVAGIVLTALGVEDVLAHVEEGKGLSSVGVFALFGGPALYLLGTAAFWRRMGGGWKKWRLGTAALLLALVAAGPPLTSLAALLLVTALVAGLVTVESLLYREVRHRVRGAQAAGPGGDQTR is encoded by the coding sequence ATGCCGCATCTGCCGCGCCCGCCGCTTCCTGCTGCCCGCATCTCGGATGAAACGCACCGGGTGACCACCTTCGAGTTGTTCTTTGACCTGGTGTTCGTGTTCGCCTTCACCCAGGTCACCGGATTCATGGTGCACGAGCATTCATTCCTGGGCGTGTTGCAGGGGATGGTCATCCTGGTCCTGCTCTGGTGGTCCTGGGCCCCCTTTTCCTGGCTCGCCAACCAGGCACACGTCGACGAGGGGTTGATGCGGTTCGGCCTGTCCGCCGTGATGGTGGCGGCCTTTATCGCCGCCCTGGCTATTCCGGAAGCGTTCGAAGACCTCGACGGCGGCCTCCACGGCCCGATGGTCCTTGCCCTGGCCTATTCTGCGGTCCGGATCCTGCACCTGGTCCTGTACGTGTATGCGTCCGGGAACGATCGGCCGCTGCGCCGGCAGATAGCCAAGCTGACCTTCACCGCCGTCCTGGGAGCGGCGCTGGTCGTCACCGGGGCGCTGCTGGGCGGCACCGCACAGACCTGGTTCTGGCTGGCCGGCATGGTGCTGGACACCGGCCTCACCTTCCTCATCTCGTGGCACGGCAACTGGCGGATCCACTCGGCGGCGCACTGGACCGAACGGTATGCACTCGTGGTCATCCTCGCACTCGGCGAATCCATCGTGTCCATCGGCGTCGGTGCCTCCGAACTGCCCGTGAGCGTGCCGGTGCTGACCGGTGCGGCGGCGGGAATCTGTCTGTCCATCGGGCTTTGGTGGCTCTACTTCGACGTCACGGCCGTCGCGGCCGAACACCGCTTCGCCGCTCTGCGCGGATCCGCCCGGTCTTCCGCCGCCGTCGTCGCATACACCTACCTGCACCTACCCCTCGTAGCCGGCATTGTGCTCACGGCCCTGGGCGTCGAGGACGTGTTGGCGCATGTGGAGGAGGGGAAGGGCCTGAGCAGCGTTGGGGTTTTCGCGTTGTTCGGCGGCCCGGCACTGTACCTGCTGGGCACCGCTGCCTTCTGGCGGAGGATGGGCGGCGGATGGAAGAAGTGGCGGCTGGGTACGGCCGCGCTGCTGCTGGCGTTGGTGGCCGCTGGTCCGCCGTTGACCTCCTTGGCGGCGCTTCTCCTCGTTACCGCCCTGGTTGCGGGGCTGGTTACCGTGGAGAGCCTGCTGTACCGCGAGGTCCGGCACCGGGTGCGGGGTGCGCAGGCGGCCGGGCCCGGCGGCGACCAGACCCGGTAA